From a single Tachypleus tridentatus isolate NWPU-2018 chromosome 6, ASM421037v1, whole genome shotgun sequence genomic region:
- the LOC143253535 gene encoding WASH complex subunit 1-like isoform X1, with product MHIFLWKTTFKMTVQVYNVNMIPPDLRREETIHCIADSLDYLEKITNDIFSKINSKVSEYHQRLKAINERASVAQAKIDKVRGTSKALKVFSSYKYPGIDQAEEYICCFGKSGDRSLEEMPHLVPHIAAKHPFPDERILKEKLQFYNVRACERTRDKEQLTEEGLGSLPRELDSVTTLLLFNTSENPYKKYVILDPLGAVTKTRKSIEEEVKKECLGDAPYTILQREHLEKLDKHNYFYSPGLGQVPEMDVPLALPDLPGIADDLLYSADLGPSIAPSLPNTAIPELPTIEPEIPALNKSSAVLPPPPPPPPEDLPSPPPPPPPLPEELPSPPPPEVRDNLDSSQPAVESKKLVTGAPESVVHPGDARASLLESIRQVGGSGKAKLRSVKERKIEAKKKKQEEKTVAGSGDLMTDLFNKLQMRRKGISGTVKGNTAEPQKEASSPASASSALGRISAMIPSPPKLASDVGEDEEWD from the exons atgcatatatttttat GGAAAACAACATTCAAGATGACAGTCCAAGTGTACAATGTAAATATGATTCCTCCTGACCTGAGGAGAGAAGAAACTATTCACTGTATTGCAGATTCACTAGATTATCTAGAAAAGATAACGAATGacattttttctaaaattaattccAAGGTTTCGGAATATCATCAACGTCTTAAAGCTATCAACGAGAGAGCCTCTGTTGCCCAAGCAAAAATTGATAAAGTTCGAGGGACCAGTAAGGCTCTGAAG GTTTTCTCTAGTTACAAGTATCCAGGAATTGACCAAGCTGAGGAATACATTTGCTGTTTTGGAAAAAGTGGTGACAGAAGCTTGGAAGAGATGCCTCACTTAGTACCTCACATCGCTGCAAAACACCCTTTTCCTGATGAGCGAATTTTGAAAGAGAAACTTCAGTTTTACAATGTTCGAGCTTGTGAACGAACTAGAGATAAAGAACAACTAACTGAAGAAGGTTTGGGAAGTTTACCAAGGGAGTTGGACTCTGTTACAACACTCTTACTGTTTAATACTTCAGAGAATCC CTACAAGAAATATGTGATACTGGACCCTCTTGGAGCTGTTACGAAAACAAGGAAGAGCATTGAGGAGGAGGTAAAGAAGGAATGTCTTGGAGATGCTCCTTATACAATCTTACAAAGAGAACACTTGGAGAAGTTAGACAAGCATAACTACTTTTACAGCCCTGGCCTTGGACAAGTACCAGAAATGGATGTACCTTTAGCATTACCTGACCTGCCAG GTATTGCTGATGATCTGTTGTACAGTGCTGATCTGGGTCCATCCATTGCACCATCGCTTCCTAATACTGCAATACCTGAATTGCCGACCATTGAACCTGAAATACCAGCTCTTAACAAAAGCAGTGCAGTTCTTCCTCCTCCACCACCACCTCCACCAGAGGATCTTCCTTCACCCCCTCCTCCACCACCACCTCTGCCAGAGGAGCTTCCATCACCACCTCCACCTGAGGTTAGAGATAATTTGGACAGCTCTCAGCCTGCAGTAGAATCCAAGAAGCTGGTCACAGGTGCACCAGAATCTGTAGTTCATCCTGGTGATGCCAGGGCTAGCTTGTTAGAATCTATTAGGCAAGTGGGAGGCAGTGGGAAGGCTAAGTTGAGAAGTGTCAAGGAGAGAAAGATTGAGgcaaagaagaagaaacaa GAAGAAAAAACTGTAGCTGGTTCAGGTGACCTGATGACAGATCTCTTCAACAAATTACAGATGAGAAGAAAAGGAATATCAG GCACTGTAAAAGGTAATACAGCAGAACCTCAAAAAGAAGCCTCTTCTCCAGCATCAGCATCCAGTGCCTTGGGACGTATTTCTGCCATGATACCTTCTCCACCGAAACTTGCCTCAGATGTTGGTGAAGATGAAGAGTGGGACTAA
- the LOC143253535 gene encoding WASH complex subunit 1-like isoform X2, with amino-acid sequence MTVQVYNVNMIPPDLRREETIHCIADSLDYLEKITNDIFSKINSKVSEYHQRLKAINERASVAQAKIDKVRGTSKALKVFSSYKYPGIDQAEEYICCFGKSGDRSLEEMPHLVPHIAAKHPFPDERILKEKLQFYNVRACERTRDKEQLTEEGLGSLPRELDSVTTLLLFNTSENPYKKYVILDPLGAVTKTRKSIEEEVKKECLGDAPYTILQREHLEKLDKHNYFYSPGLGQVPEMDVPLALPDLPGIADDLLYSADLGPSIAPSLPNTAIPELPTIEPEIPALNKSSAVLPPPPPPPPEDLPSPPPPPPPLPEELPSPPPPEVRDNLDSSQPAVESKKLVTGAPESVVHPGDARASLLESIRQVGGSGKAKLRSVKERKIEAKKKKQEEKTVAGSGDLMTDLFNKLQMRRKGISGTVKGNTAEPQKEASSPASASSALGRISAMIPSPPKLASDVGEDEEWD; translated from the exons ATGACAGTCCAAGTGTACAATGTAAATATGATTCCTCCTGACCTGAGGAGAGAAGAAACTATTCACTGTATTGCAGATTCACTAGATTATCTAGAAAAGATAACGAATGacattttttctaaaattaattccAAGGTTTCGGAATATCATCAACGTCTTAAAGCTATCAACGAGAGAGCCTCTGTTGCCCAAGCAAAAATTGATAAAGTTCGAGGGACCAGTAAGGCTCTGAAG GTTTTCTCTAGTTACAAGTATCCAGGAATTGACCAAGCTGAGGAATACATTTGCTGTTTTGGAAAAAGTGGTGACAGAAGCTTGGAAGAGATGCCTCACTTAGTACCTCACATCGCTGCAAAACACCCTTTTCCTGATGAGCGAATTTTGAAAGAGAAACTTCAGTTTTACAATGTTCGAGCTTGTGAACGAACTAGAGATAAAGAACAACTAACTGAAGAAGGTTTGGGAAGTTTACCAAGGGAGTTGGACTCTGTTACAACACTCTTACTGTTTAATACTTCAGAGAATCC CTACAAGAAATATGTGATACTGGACCCTCTTGGAGCTGTTACGAAAACAAGGAAGAGCATTGAGGAGGAGGTAAAGAAGGAATGTCTTGGAGATGCTCCTTATACAATCTTACAAAGAGAACACTTGGAGAAGTTAGACAAGCATAACTACTTTTACAGCCCTGGCCTTGGACAAGTACCAGAAATGGATGTACCTTTAGCATTACCTGACCTGCCAG GTATTGCTGATGATCTGTTGTACAGTGCTGATCTGGGTCCATCCATTGCACCATCGCTTCCTAATACTGCAATACCTGAATTGCCGACCATTGAACCTGAAATACCAGCTCTTAACAAAAGCAGTGCAGTTCTTCCTCCTCCACCACCACCTCCACCAGAGGATCTTCCTTCACCCCCTCCTCCACCACCACCTCTGCCAGAGGAGCTTCCATCACCACCTCCACCTGAGGTTAGAGATAATTTGGACAGCTCTCAGCCTGCAGTAGAATCCAAGAAGCTGGTCACAGGTGCACCAGAATCTGTAGTTCATCCTGGTGATGCCAGGGCTAGCTTGTTAGAATCTATTAGGCAAGTGGGAGGCAGTGGGAAGGCTAAGTTGAGAAGTGTCAAGGAGAGAAAGATTGAGgcaaagaagaagaaacaa GAAGAAAAAACTGTAGCTGGTTCAGGTGACCTGATGACAGATCTCTTCAACAAATTACAGATGAGAAGAAAAGGAATATCAG GCACTGTAAAAGGTAATACAGCAGAACCTCAAAAAGAAGCCTCTTCTCCAGCATCAGCATCCAGTGCCTTGGGACGTATTTCTGCCATGATACCTTCTCCACCGAAACTTGCCTCAGATGTTGGTGAAGATGAAGAGTGGGACTAA